DNA from Amycolatopsis sp. DSM 110486:
GCGATGTCCGTCACCACGAACACCACATCGCAGTTGCGGGCGCCGAAGTGCCGTCCGGCTCCGGATCCCCCGGCGTTCATGAGCACCGGGTGCGGCGACTGAACCGGACGAGGCGCGAGGACGGCGTCGGTGATGTGGAAGTACTTGCCGTCGAAGTCGACGGGTTCCTCGGAGGTCCACAGCAGACGGATGACGTCAACCCACTCCTGGGCGACATAGTAGCGCTCGTCGTGCGGCAACTGCTTGGCGCCGAACATCTCGATCTCCGGCGCGTGCCAGCCGGTGACGATGTTCAAGGCGAGGCGCCCACCCGAGATGTGGTCGATCGTCGTCGCCTGTTTCGCCGCCATCACCGGGTGGATCGTCGGGACGTGCGAGGTCACGAACAGGCCGGCGTCTTCCGTGACGCTGCTCAACCCCGCGGCCCAGGTGAAACACTCGAATCCCGCCCCGTTGAAGTTCGTCTCGCCGCCGAAACCGCGCCAGCGCCCGACCGGCACCAGGGCTTCGAACTCCATCTGGTCGCCCATCTTGGCCAGGGACAGCGTCTGGTCCCAGGTCGCTTCGAGAACACCGTCGACAGTGGTGATGGCACACCCGCCCGACAGGTTCGACGAGAAGGTCCCCAGGTGCAGCTTGCGGTCGTTGTACACCGGGTGCCGTGCTTCGCGAAGCTGGTCGGCCCGGCTCATCTGTGCAGTCATTTCGTGCTCCTCTCCGAACCGGGCCGAACCGGCCGGCCGGCCATCTCACCCGGATACAGCGGGGTGTTCGCCGTAACGATGTACATGATCCGATTTCCTCTCAGGAACGTGAAGGAACTGCGCTCACAGCCAGCCGGGCAGTACCAGGACAGCCGTCGACACCACGGGAGCGACCACGACCAACGCGAGCGACCACCGCATCAGTCCTTTGTAGACCGACTCCCGGAGTTCCGCCGGTGCGCTGGCGACGACCAGTGCGCTCGACGACGACACCGGGCAGATGTCGACTGTGGTCGCGGAGATCGCGATCGCCGCCGCGAACCCGAGCGAGCCCACGGCTCCGCCGGCGAGGAGCGGGAGGATCAGCGAGATCGCCGCGGTGATGATGGCCGCGCTGGAACCGACTGCCGAGAACGCGGCGCTGATCAGGCACAGCAGGAACGCGGCGAGCACCGGCGACCCGAGCGAGCCCAGGAACTCCCCGGTGGCCTTGATGGTCCCGGCCTTGCTGAGCAGGTCGATGTAGGTCACCACGCCGCAGATCATCACGAGCACCGACCAGCTGATCTGCCCGAACGCGTCCTTGTTGGCGGACTGATGCGCGAGCTGCAGCACCGTGGCGATGACGATCGCGAGCATCCCGACGTCGAGTCCGAAGCCGAGGAGCCCGACGACGAGGGCGGCGATGCCGAGCAAGGTGGTCCGCCTCGCCGGAGTCAGGGTGAGTGCCGTCGGCTTCTCGTCCAAGGGCACCTCGCCGCTCACCGGCGCCGCCTGAGCGGCAGCGCCCGGACCGCCTCCCGCCGCAACCACCAGACGGCGCCTTGCCCACGGCCCGTCGTAAGCGAGGTAGGCGACCACGGCCAGCACGCACGAGAACGCGGCCGTTGTGAGGTAGAGACCGACGGCTGAGATCGCGATCCCGTTGCGCGCCAGGGTCGAGTTCACGATGGTGCCCAAGAGGGTGATGGGTGAAAAGCTTCCCGCGATGCCGCCGAAGAGCACCATGAGGGCGTTAAGAATCGGCTTGATGCCGAGCCGGTGGGCCAGCCCGAGCGAGAGACCACCGATGACGGCTGAGAGCGCAGGCAGAATCGCGCCCAGAGACACCGCGGCGAATGTGACGACGAACAGCGCCGGCGGCACCGCCCTTCGGCGACCACCGACGACCCGCACCAGCCACTGGACGAGCAGTTCCATCGTGCCGTTCACGGTCGCGATGCCGAACAGGTACGTGACACCGAAAACCAGCAGGAACAGATCGCCGGGGAATCCCGCCAGAACGTCGGCCGGACTCTCGCCGTGCATCAGGGTGCCGAGGAGAAGGGCCGCGACTAGTGCGAGCACACCGATGTTGACCTTGGTCGTCGTGCCGACCAGGAACACCAGGACCAACAGCGCTATGGCGACCAGGTGAAAGGCCACTGCGTCCTCCTTTGGACGTGCAGAGGTGCCTCTGACTAGAACGGTGGGGAACTGCGTCATTGCCGGAGCCAGGGGCTAGCCGGCACCCCATCCGGGGTTTGCCTTGCTGACCGAGCCGGCCCAGAGATTCCAGACGCGGTCGACCCCGCTGTCGACCGTCTCCGCGGCAAGCTTCGCCTCTTCGGAGCTGAGGTAGGTCACGGACCCGAGCCGCATGGCCTCCGCCTGGAGGTGAGCGTTCTGGACCGCGTACACCGAGCGGTAGACGACGTGGGGAAGGGAAGTCGCCGCGACCGAGGCACCGTGCCCGCGCATGAGAACGACCGTCGCATCCGCGAGGGACGCGGCCAGCGCGTCGCCCAGTTCCGGGCTGTCCACGAGCATCGAGCTCGCCGGCCCCGCGGTGTCGCGGATTTCGAAGGTGGGAACGTGCTCGCCGAGGAACGCGGCAACGTGGGAAACGGGCCGCAGCGGGGTTCCGGTGACTCCGAAGGGGATGAGCGCCGGCGCATGGTTGTGCACGACCGCTCGGACATCGGGGCGCGCACGGTAGATGCCGGCGTGGATGTGGCGTTCCAGGTAGCTGCGGCCTTCGCCGACGGTCTCCCCCGTCGCGACGTCGAGCTCGAGGACGTCCGCCGGCCGGACGGTGGCGGGTGCCACCGAACGGGCGACGAGGAACCGGTCGTCGCGCTCGTCCGAGCGCACGCTGACATGCCCCCACCCATCGACGATCCCGTGTTGGGCCAGGATGTGATTGGCCTGCACGAGCTGCCGGCGCAGTAGGTCGTTGCCCGCGTCGCGGGCGTTTCCGGCGGCCCTCCGGGCAGATACGGACACAGCATTCTCCTTCGGTGCCCGGCGGGTCATCCGCGGGAAGCGACAGTGGTGCCCACCGTGCCGTGCGGGTCGATGACGAACTTCTGCGCGACTCCGCTGTCGAATTCCGCGTACCCGCGCGGTGCCTCGTCGAGGGAGATCGCCGTCGCGTTGACGGCACGGGCGATGGAGACCTTGTCGTGGAGGATCGCGTTCATGAGACCGCGGTGGTACCGCATCACTGGGCACTGCCCGGTGGTGAACGACAGCGACTTGGCCCACCCGAGCCCGATGCGCAGCGACAGGGAGCCCTGCCTGGCCGACGCGTCGGCGGCACCCGGATCGCCGGTCACGTAGAGCCCGGGGATCCCCAGGCTCCCGGCAGCACGGGTCACCTCCATGATCGAGTTGAGGACCGTCGCCGGCGCCTCTTCCGCATCGGGTCCGTGCCCACGGGCCTCGAATCCGACCGCGTCGATCGCGGCGTCCACTTCCGACTCGCCGATGATCTGATCGAGCTGTTCGGGAAGCGTCGCATCGGCCGTTAGGTCGACGACCTCGCACCCGAAACTGCGCGCCTGGTCGAGCCGGGCCTTGTTGAGGTCTCCGACGACCACCACGGAGGCTCCGAGGAACTGCGCGGAATGAGCCGCAGCGAGCCCCACCGGACCCGCTCCCGCCACGTACACGGTCGAACCGGGCCGCACGCCCGCACTGACCGCGCCGTGGTAGCCGGTCGGGAAGATGTCCGAGAGCATGGTGAGATCGAGGATCTTCTCGAGCGCCTGGTCACGATCAGGAAAACGCAGGAGGTTCCAGTCGGCGTAGGGCACCATGACGTACTCGGCCTGTCCGCCGACCCAGCCGCCCATGTCGACGTAGCCGTAGGCCGAACCAGGCCTGTCGGGGTTGACGTTGAGGCAGACGCCCGTGTGGCCTTCCTTGCACATCCGGCAGCGGCCGCACGAGATGTTGAAGGGGACGGAGCAGACGTCTCCGACGGCGACGAATTCGACATCCCGGCCGACTTCGACGACCTCACCGGTGATCTCATGCCCGAGGACGAGACCCGCCGGCGCCGTGGTCCTCCCTCGCACCATGTGCTGGTCGGACCCGCAGATGTTGGTCGTGACGACCTTGAGGATCACGCCGTGCTGACATTCACGCCCGACGTTCGCGGGATGGACCCCTGGGCCGTCCTTCAGGACGAGACCCGGGTAGTCGACGGAGCGCACCTCGACTTTCCCCGGCTCCACATACGTTACTGCCCTGTTCCCGGTCAACCGACCGTCTCCTCTCCGTTGAGGCTGGGTGTTCGTGGGTGGATCCTGGCCGCGTCAGCAGCCACAAGCGATGTCGAGCTCCGACTCCCGCCCGGCCAGGCCCTGCCCGTCCTCGATGTGCGTGGCGACTCGGGCGCGGTGGACGTCTTTGCCCTGCTTCGCGTACAACTCCCGGACGTCGTCCTCCCACGCGCGATCGGCCGACCACGTTTGGGGCAGGTCGTTGATGGCCCAGGGTATTGCCGGAGACTCGACCGTCTTCAGGGTCGATCGAAGCACGGCACGCTGCATTTCGCCATCGTGCGGACGGCCGACCGTGGCGCCGAGCGGAAAGTCGGCGAACGCCGGCCGCGCGGGCTTGAACGCCTCCGCCATCTCGCGCAGCGCGGTCATGGTCACACACGGCAGACCACGAGCTTCGAGGGCTCGCGCCACGAGGTGTGTGGCGCGGTGGCACGCCGGACAGAACGGGACCAGGAGGACCAGATCCACACCCTGTTCCTCATACACGTCGGCGATGGCGGGCACGGTCTTCTCGACGAGCTCGCTGTAGAGCGTGATGGACCCGAGCATCGAGACCGCAGCCGGCGCGAGCTCGGCGAACAGTCCCTCCTGCTGCAGTTCGGCGAGCCGGTCCCGGGGAAAGACGACGTTCAGATCCTCGGTCGCGAAACCACGGATGGGCGACGGGTGGTCGAACTCGAGCTCCGCAGTGGGCACGTCGAGGGGGACCAGCCGGAAGGACAGGTCGTTGATCTGGTTGAACGGCCGCTGAGTCGGCAGGTGCGCGCCGACTGTCGCGAAGAGCCCCACTCGCGCGTCCGACAGCGCCTTGCCGAAGGACGCCGGCGCGACCGGCTCGAAGGATGGAAGCTTCGCATACTCGTCGAGCCCGAAGCCCTGCATCATTTCCACGTAGCTGAACGCCATCGCACTCTCCTCATCGTGTCATCGGAACGGACCCAGCCGACCTGGATCAGGTCGTCTGTCCGCCGGCCAGGGCCTCCTCCAGCGCCGCCTGCAGTTCCCCCGGCTTGCGCGGCTGGATCTTCGCGGCCAGCTCGCCTTCGGTGAACAGCAGCGCCGACGGGATCGAGCGGATGTCGAACCGCTGGGCCAGCGCCGGGTCGTCGTCGATCACCACGCGGCGCACCACCATCCCCCACGGGTTTGCCTCCGCGAGCTGCCGCACGTCGGGATCGATCCCCCGGCAGACGGTGCACCAGGGTGCCGTGAAAACCACCAGAGCCGGTTGAGAACCCGCAACTGCCGCGTCGAACCCCGCGGTGTCGAGCTTTTCGATAGTGATGTCCATCCGATTCTCCTTTGCTGCGTCCGCGATCAGGCGGCCCACTCGCTCAGCCAGCGCTCCGCGTCCATGGCACCGGCGCACCCGGATCCGGCTGCGGTGATGGCCTGCCGGTAGGTACTGTCGACGAGGTCTCCCACCGCGAAAACACCGGGCACGTTCGTCGCGGTTCCGGGTGCGGAAACCTTGACGTAGCCGGCCTCGTCGAGCTCCACCGCATCGCGCACGAGAGAGCTTCGCGGGTCGTGCCCGATCGCCACGAACACCCCGTCCACGGTCAGCGTCGAGCGCTGCCCGGTCGCCGCGTCGCGTACCGCTACGGTTTCGACGCCCTCCCCTCCGGCGATCTCCTCGACCTCGGTGCCGGTGAGCCAGGTGATCCCCGGAGTCGCCTCGGCTCGCCGAAGCATGGCCTTCGACGCCCGGAACTCCGTGCGCCGGTGGACGATCGTCACCGAGCGGGCGAACCGAGTCAGGAAAATCGCCTCTTCCATGGCCGAATCTCCGCCGCCGACAACGGCGACGTCGCGATCACGGAAGAAGTAGCCGTCGCACGTGGCGCACGTACTGACTCCCCGGCCGACGAGGGACTGCTCACCCGGGACCCCGAGCATCCGCGCACTCGCGCCCATCGCGAGGATGACCGCTCGTGCGCGGTACTCGGCGCGGTCTGTCGTCACGACCTTCGTCTCCCCGTCCAGGAACACCTTTTCGACTCGTTCGCCGACGAGGTCCGCACCGAAACGACGAGCCTGCTCGCGCATCCGCCCCATGAGGTCAGGACCCTGAACCCCCTCGGTGAACCCGGGGAAGTTCTCAACATCGGTCGTGGTCATCAAGGCGCCGCCGTGCTCGTAGCCCTCGACCACGATCGGGCTGAGCTGAGCGCGGGCGGCATAGATCGCAGCGGTGTACCCGGCAGGGCCGGATCCGACGATCACAAGATCACGCACGGGTTCGCCAGTCACGGGCCACCTTCCTTGTCCTACTCTGCAGGACCCACAGACCGTCTATCGAGACAGAACATTGCCACGGCGCACTCCGGCAGTCAAGAGCTTCCACGGTTCGCGGCATCGGCAACGGCAAGGAAAATTGGCCGCGCCAGTGGTGGGTCGTCCCGCGACACGTCTCGATGTCAGGGGTCGGAGACGTTGTGATGCAGGAACTTCCCGTTCACCCCGCCTGGCCGACGCACAAGTGCGGTAGTCCGAAGTGGACTCCTGCGGACCACAGGGTTGACAACATGGATTTTAAGTCCACAGTGTAGTGACGGCGGCCATCGTCACAGAGCCACCGTGCCACCGTGGAGCCCCTGATTCGGTCCACAAAGGTCACGTGGCGCCGTCACCAACAGGCCCTTCATCACACGAGGAGCAACGATGCCGATCGTCTTCGCCATGATCGAGGACACGATCATGCAGATCGTGAAGGCCCCCGTGCCTCTCGCAACCGGTCACACCGGACCGGAACCCCGATCGGAGGCCGGATTGTGAACGACCCTTACGACAATCCGATCCGCGTCGGGCAAGCGATCAGCGCGCTCGGCAAGGGAGAGCCCGTGGTCATTGCCGGCGAGGACCGCAGCGCAATCGTCCTGGCGGCGTCGCTTGCTTCGACGACCTGGACCGCATGGACCGTCAGGCACAGCTCAGGCCTGCTGTGCGTTGCCCTGCACGATGATCTGGCCGACAAACTCGACTTATCCCCCCTCCGGCCCGCTGCGGCGGATACCGGCACCGTCTACGCGGTCTCGGTCGATGCTGCCGACGGGGTGACCACCGGGATCAGCGCGGCAGACCGGGCCCACTGCGCCCGCGTACTCGCAAACCCCGCTTCCCGGCCCGCCGATCTCACCCGCCCGGGTCACGTGATACCCATTCGTGTGTCGCGCACAGCGGGACGCGCGCACTATGGCCTTCCCGAAGCCGCACTGGACCTCTGTGCGCAGGCAGGGCTACCCGAGGTGGGTCTGCTCGCGACGATGGTCACCGACGTCGGCCCACTTGCGACGATGTGTGAGGCTCGCGCGCTCGCTGAGGAGTACGGCCTGGTTGTGGTTACCCAGGACCAACTCGCCGGAAGGTGCCTCGAAAGCAGGATCAGGCGAGTCGAGTGGATCGAGTGGCCGAGCCGGTCCGGCGTGCAGCGAACCGGTGTATACGCCGACGACACAGGACTACAGCACTTCGTCGTTTTCGGCCATCGGCCTGGGCCCGCCCATGTCCACGTCGAGTGCCTGCAGGGGACCATCGCCGCCGGCGCTTGCCACTGTCGGGCACATCTCGACACGGCTCTCGCGCGGCTCTCTGACGAGGGCGGGATGCTCGTCTACCTCAGACCATCCCGGCACGGGCGTCACCAGGAGATGGGCCGAGCCGAAACAGCCCTCAGCACTGTGATTCAGGCATACGCCGAACGAGAAGCCGCACGCTGATCCATCCCTTCCGATTTCCTGCCCCTGGCGCAGGCGCCGTCTCCACACGAAGCGCCGGGCACGACGATCGTGGCGGGCACGGCGGTACGGGCGGTCGCCGATGAGATCGTCCACATCGTCGGCCTGCCGCGCGAGACCCGGCCGGTGAAGACGGTGCCCAGCCGAATACGGGGGGCGCCGTCCATTTAAGCGGTTCTAGCCGCCGTGCCGGCGGTCACGGCCGCCTTTTCGGCCACCTCGATGAGGTTGCGAAAGAGCATCGCGACGGTGGTCGGGCCGACTCCGCCGACGCGCGGGGTGATCGCACCAGCGACCCTCGCACAGCTCTCGTCGACGTCCGGGAGCAGCCGTTTGCCGTCGTAGCGCACTCCACCACCGACGACGACCGCGCCGGGTTTGACGTGCTCCGGCTGCACGATTCCCGGTACCCCGGCCGCCGCGATGAGGATGTCCGCTCGGCGGGTGTAGCGGTCCCAGTCGGGCACTCCGGTGTGGACCACCGCGACGGCCGCGTTCGCCGTCGGCCGCTTCTGTGCGAGCAACAGGGCGAGCGGGCGGCCGAGAGTCGCGCCGCGGCCCAGGATCACCACCTCCCGGCCGGCGACAGGGATTCGGTGGTAGGCCAAGAGCTCCTCGATGCCGGCGGGGGTGCACGGCAGCGGGCCGGGCAGGCCGACGGCGAGGCGGCCCATGTTCGTGGGGTGCATGCCGTCGACGTCCTTGGCCGGGTCCATCTCCGACAGTGCGGCGTCGTAGTCGAGGTGAGCGGGCACGGGATACTGGATCAGCATCCCGTGGACGGATGGATCCTCGTTGTACTCGCGGATGGTGGCGACGAGTTCGTCCTGCGAGGTGTTCGCGGCCAGATGCGTATGCGGCGACGCGAGACCGAGTGCGGCGGCCTGCTTCTGTTTGATCCTGATGTATCCCGCCGACGCGTCGTCGTCACCGACGAGGATCGTCGCGAGGCTGGGCACGACTCCTGACGACCGCAGGTCGGTCGCGCGCGCAGTGACGTCGGCAAGCACTCGCTGGGCGACCGGCTTGCCCGGCAGCAACCGAGCCATGCCATCCTGTGTGGACATTTATCTCCTCGTCTTCTCGGCGTGCAGGGTATTTCGGGAGCCCTACGGGTCACCGGCTCCCGGACGAGACCGGTGCACTTCGCCCGGCCAGACCAGGCCGCGATGGCCCGGCGTCGCGCACGTGCGAGCTGGCAACCGGCGGACGGGTGTGTGCGAGTACCGCCTCGGCGACGTGCAAGGCGTCAAGGGTCGCGCGCACGTCGTGCACTCGCACGCAGTGAACACCCGCCGTCGCCGCGAGGAAGGAGACGGCCGCGGTCGCGATGTCCCGCTCCACGGGGGGCGGGACGGGCCGGCCCCCAGCCGCCAGAGCAGCGCCGAGGAACCTCTTCCGCGAGGCACCCACCAGCACCGGGTGCCCGAGCGCCCGCAGCGCGCCGAGGTGCCCGAGCAGCTGCCAGTCGTGCGGCGCGTCCTTGGCGAAGCCCAGCCCTGGATCGAGAACCAGCCGGTCGGCTGCCACGCCGGCGCCGAGAAGTGCGTCCCTTCGCCTGGCCAGTTCGCCGACTACGTCGGTCACGACATCCTCGTAGACCGCGTGCCTGCCCATCGACTTGCTCGGTCCACGCCAGTGCGTTGCGACGTAAGGGACGTCGGCCTCCGCGACGCAGCGCACCAGTTCCGGGTCGGCGAGGCCGCCACTGACGTCGTTGACGATCGTGGCACCGGCGTCGAGCGCGATCCGCGCCACCGACGCCTTGGTCGTATCGATGCTCACCACGGCACCGGCTGCCGTCAGCTCACGAACGACGGTGCGCACCCGTGCCGTCTCTTCCCGGGCTGAGACCCGCGTGGCACCGGGCCGGGTCGATTCGCCCCCGACGTCGATGATGTGGGCGCCGTCGGCGACGAGACGCAGACCGTGCTCGATCGCATGTGCAGCCGTCGGATGAGCCCCACCGTCCGAGAACGAGTCCGGCGTGACGTTGAGAATTCCCATCACCAGGCAGCCCGCTGGACCAGTCCGCCCCGACGTGCAAAGGAGTAGCCCGCTCGAGCCGGGTGGATCGCCACCTCGCGCCGTGATCACTTCGCGAAACGCCCTTGCCACGAGGTCGCCGACTCGATCTGGTTGAACGAGAACAGATGGATGCCCTCGATTCCGAGGTTGTCCGGACCGAGTTCGTCGACGGCCGCCGACAGCAGCTCCTCGGGCCGGTAAGCGCTTCCCCTCACCAGGTTCCTGATCATCCCGTGCTGCTTGCGCAGGTAGCGCAGTGACGACCCGACGCCGATCCGCAGCGAAACGTCGACGAGCTTACGGATCTGTACGGGTCCGGCGAGACCGATCCACAGTGGGAGGATGACGCCCGCCGACCGCGCCGACCGCAACCAGGCGAGGAGAACCCCGACGTCGAAGCAGAGCTGGCTGACCATGTAATCGGCGTTGTCCTGCTTTCGCAGCAGGTCGGTCAGCAGCTCTTCCTCCGGGATCTGGGGGTGTCCCTCGGGATAGCAGCCGACACCGACACTCGTGATCCCGTGGTCCAGCTCCGGCAGCGCCTCGAGAAGGTCGGCCGCCCCGGAGTACGGGCCGGCGGGTTCCACAGCATCTCCGCCGACGACGAACAGGTCGGTGATCCCGGCGTTGCCGAGCCGCTCGAGGAACTCGGCCAGCTCGCCGCGCCCGGTCACCTGCCGTGCCGCAAGGTGCGGGATCACCGAGTAGTCGTTTTTCGCGAGGAGTTCGGCGAACTCCACCGTCCGCTCGAGCCCGAGCTTCGAGGAGCAGGTGACGGTGAAGGTCGTTCCGGCCGGCGCGGCGAGGAGTTCGTCCTGCACTCCGCGAAGCGGGATCGCCTCGATGTGCGCGGATCTGACGAGCCTGTCGACGGCGAGGGAAAGGTGCATTGTGGACTCCAGCGGTAGTGGGCTTTCCGGCGCGGATCAGCGGAAGACGACCGTGCGCTGACCGTTGAGCAGCACCCGGTTCGATGTGTGCCAATGGACCGCGCGGGCCAGCGCGAGGCATTCGGTGTCCCGGCCCAGGGCAGTGACCTGTTCAGCCGACATCGCATGGTCCACCCGGGCGACCTCCTGCTCGATGATCGGCCCTTCGTCGAGATCGGACGTGACGTAGTGAGCGGTAGCGCCGACGAACTTCACGCCTCGGTCGAAGGCCTGGTGGTACGGCCGGGCGCCCTTGAAGCTGGGCAGCATCGAGTGGTGGATGTTGATCGCGCGGCCCTCAAGCCTCTTGCACAGGTCCTCGGAGAGGATCTGCATGTACCGCGCGAGCACCACCAGGTCGACCCGGAGTGCATCGACAAGGTCGAGCAGTTGCTCCTCCGCGTCCTGCCGGGTGTCGGAGGTGATCGGGATGTGGGTGAACGGCACCCCGTGGTTCCGGGCGAGCGGG
Protein-coding regions in this window:
- a CDS encoding LLM class flavin-dependent oxidoreductase; the protein is MTAQMSRADQLREARHPVYNDRKLHLGTFSSNLSGGCAITTVDGVLEATWDQTLSLAKMGDQMEFEALVPVGRWRGFGGETNFNGAGFECFTWAAGLSSVTEDAGLFVTSHVPTIHPVMAAKQATTIDHISGGRLALNIVTGWHAPEIEMFGAKQLPHDERYYVAQEWVDVIRLLWTSEEPVDFDGKYFHITDAVLAPRPVQSPHPVLMNAGGSGAGRHFGARNCDVVFVVTDIAQQSPEGMKAKVDEFKRLAREEYGREIQVWTNAYVVQEDTEAQAKQFLDYYVNQKGDWAAAENLTSSMGMNSQSISPETLQAMKYHFIAGWAGYPIVGTKEQVADTLIALAGTGLDGVLLSWPRYVQDMARFQAETYPLLEQAGVR
- a CDS encoding SLC13 family permease, with the translated sequence MAFHLVAIALLVLVFLVGTTTKVNIGVLALVAALLLGTLMHGESPADVLAGFPGDLFLLVFGVTYLFGIATVNGTMELLVQWLVRVVGGRRRAVPPALFVVTFAAVSLGAILPALSAVIGGLSLGLAHRLGIKPILNALMVLFGGIAGSFSPITLLGTIVNSTLARNGIAISAVGLYLTTAAFSCVLAVVAYLAYDGPWARRRLVVAAGGGPGAAAQAAPVSGEVPLDEKPTALTLTPARRTTLLGIAALVVGLLGFGLDVGMLAIVIATVLQLAHQSANKDAFGQISWSVLVMICGVVTYIDLLSKAGTIKATGEFLGSLGSPVLAAFLLCLISAAFSAVGSSAAIITAAISLILPLLAGGAVGSLGFAAAIAISATTVDICPVSSSSALVVASAPAELRESVYKGLMRWSLALVVVAPVVSTAVLVLPGWL
- a CDS encoding class II aldolase/adducin family protein translates to MSVSARRAAGNARDAGNDLLRRQLVQANHILAQHGIVDGWGHVSVRSDERDDRFLVARSVAPATVRPADVLELDVATGETVGEGRSYLERHIHAGIYRARPDVRAVVHNHAPALIPFGVTGTPLRPVSHVAAFLGEHVPTFEIRDTAGPASSMLVDSPELGDALAASLADATVVLMRGHGASVAATSLPHVVYRSVYAVQNAHLQAEAMRLGSVTYLSSEEAKLAAETVDSGVDRVWNLWAGSVSKANPGWGAG
- the fdhA gene encoding formaldehyde dehydrogenase, glutathione-independent produces the protein MTGNRAVTYVEPGKVEVRSVDYPGLVLKDGPGVHPANVGRECQHGVILKVVTTNICGSDQHMVRGRTTAPAGLVLGHEITGEVVEVGRDVEFVAVGDVCSVPFNISCGRCRMCKEGHTGVCLNVNPDRPGSAYGYVDMGGWVGGQAEYVMVPYADWNLLRFPDRDQALEKILDLTMLSDIFPTGYHGAVSAGVRPGSTVYVAGAGPVGLAAAHSAQFLGASVVVVGDLNKARLDQARSFGCEVVDLTADATLPEQLDQIIGESEVDAAIDAVGFEARGHGPDAEEAPATVLNSIMEVTRAAGSLGIPGLYVTGDPGAADASARQGSLSLRIGLGWAKSLSFTTGQCPVMRYHRGLMNAILHDKVSIARAVNATAISLDEAPRGYAEFDSGVAQKFVIDPHGTVGTTVASRG
- a CDS encoding glycine/sarcosine/betaine reductase selenoprotein B family protein encodes the protein MAFSYVEMMQGFGLDEYAKLPSFEPVAPASFGKALSDARVGLFATVGAHLPTQRPFNQINDLSFRLVPLDVPTAELEFDHPSPIRGFATEDLNVVFPRDRLAELQQEGLFAELAPAAVSMLGSITLYSELVEKTVPAIADVYEEQGVDLVLLVPFCPACHRATHLVARALEARGLPCVTMTALREMAEAFKPARPAFADFPLGATVGRPHDGEMQRAVLRSTLKTVESPAIPWAINDLPQTWSADRAWEDDVRELYAKQGKDVHRARVATHIEDGQGLAGRESELDIACGC
- a CDS encoding co-chaperone YbbN, producing the protein MDITIEKLDTAGFDAAVAGSQPALVVFTAPWCTVCRGIDPDVRQLAEANPWGMVVRRVVIDDDPALAQRFDIRSIPSALLFTEGELAAKIQPRKPGELQAALEEALAGGQTT
- the trxB gene encoding thioredoxin-disulfide reductase, translating into MTGEPVRDLVIVGSGPAGYTAAIYAARAQLSPIVVEGYEHGGALMTTTDVENFPGFTEGVQGPDLMGRMREQARRFGADLVGERVEKVFLDGETKVVTTDRAEYRARAVILAMGASARMLGVPGEQSLVGRGVSTCATCDGYFFRDRDVAVVGGGDSAMEEAIFLTRFARSVTIVHRRTEFRASKAMLRRAEATPGITWLTGTEVEEIAGGEGVETVAVRDAATGQRSTLTVDGVFVAIGHDPRSSLVRDAVELDEAGYVKVSAPGTATNVPGVFAVGDLVDSTYRQAITAAGSGCAGAMDAERWLSEWAA
- a CDS encoding 3,4-dihydroxy-2-butanone-4-phosphate synthase, yielding MNDPYDNPIRVGQAISALGKGEPVVIAGEDRSAIVLAASLASTTWTAWTVRHSSGLLCVALHDDLADKLDLSPLRPAAADTGTVYAVSVDAADGVTTGISAADRAHCARVLANPASRPADLTRPGHVIPIRVSRTAGRAHYGLPEAALDLCAQAGLPEVGLLATMVTDVGPLATMCEARALAEEYGLVVVTQDQLAGRCLESRIRRVEWIEWPSRSGVQRTGVYADDTGLQHFVVFGHRPGPAHVHVECLQGTIAAGACHCRAHLDTALARLSDEGGMLVYLRPSRHGRHQEMGRAETALSTVIQAYAEREAAR
- a CDS encoding bifunctional 5,10-methylenetetrahydrofolate dehydrogenase/5,10-methenyltetrahydrofolate cyclohydrolase, giving the protein MSTQDGMARLLPGKPVAQRVLADVTARATDLRSSGVVPSLATILVGDDDASAGYIRIKQKQAAALGLASPHTHLAANTSQDELVATIREYNEDPSVHGMLIQYPVPAHLDYDAALSEMDPAKDVDGMHPTNMGRLAVGLPGPLPCTPAGIEELLAYHRIPVAGREVVILGRGATLGRPLALLLAQKRPTANAAVAVVHTGVPDWDRYTRRADILIAAAGVPGIVQPEHVKPGAVVVGGGVRYDGKRLLPDVDESCARVAGAITPRVGGVGPTTVAMLFRNLIEVAEKAAVTAGTAARTA
- the folP gene encoding dihydropteroate synthase, translated to MGILNVTPDSFSDGGAHPTAAHAIEHGLRLVADGAHIIDVGGESTRPGATRVSAREETARVRTVVRELTAAGAVVSIDTTKASVARIALDAGATIVNDVSGGLADPELVRCVAEADVPYVATHWRGPSKSMGRHAVYEDVVTDVVGELARRRDALLGAGVAADRLVLDPGLGFAKDAPHDWQLLGHLGALRALGHPVLVGASRKRFLGAALAAGGRPVPPPVERDIATAAVSFLAATAGVHCVRVHDVRATLDALHVAEAVLAHTRPPVASSHVRDAGPSRPGLAGRSAPVSSGSR
- a CDS encoding methylenetetrahydrofolate reductase translates to MHLSLAVDRLVRSAHIEAIPLRGVQDELLAAPAGTTFTVTCSSKLGLERTVEFAELLAKNDYSVIPHLAARQVTGRGELAEFLERLGNAGITDLFVVGGDAVEPAGPYSGAADLLEALPELDHGITSVGVGCYPEGHPQIPEEELLTDLLRKQDNADYMVSQLCFDVGVLLAWLRSARSAGVILPLWIGLAGPVQIRKLVDVSLRIGVGSSLRYLRKQHGMIRNLVRGSAYRPEELLSAAVDELGPDNLGIEGIHLFSFNQIESATSWQGRFAK
- the purU gene encoding formyltetrahydrofolate deformylase, translated to MPSDAVLTLSCPDRPGIINAVTGFLLDRDANIVESSQFGDRTTGRFFMRAQFALPDELTRLDLSALDAEFAAVGAEFGMSWRFSSAADRQRVLIMVSKYGHCLNDLLFRAHTGALDVDVVGVVSNHPDLGPLARNHGVPFTHIPITSDTRQDAEEQLLDLVDALRVDLVVLARYMQILSEDLCKRLEGRAINIHHSMLPSFKGARPYHQAFDRGVKFVGATAHYVTSDLDEGPIIEQEVARVDHAMSAEQVTALGRDTECLALARAVHWHTSNRVLLNGQRTVVFR